The following are encoded in a window of Verrucomicrobiia bacterium genomic DNA:
- a CDS encoding toxin-antitoxin system HicB family antitoxin, which produces MATMTIRIPDAKHQRLRRLAERQGVSLNKLVEEWANVALAQHDAEARFQAMAARGDVRRGLALLDKLDRAFANKS; this is translated from the coding sequence ATGGCAACGATGACGATCCGAATTCCTGACGCGAAGCACCAGCGGCTGCGCCGCTTGGCGGAGCGGCAGGGCGTCAGCCTCAACAAGCTCGTCGAAGAATGGGCCAATGTGGCCCTGGCTCAGCACGATGCCGAGGCCCGCTTTCAGGCCATGGCGGCCCGGGGCGATGTGCGCCGCGGCCTGGCGCTGCTCGACAAACTGGACCGGGCTTTCGCCAACAAGTCCTGA
- a CDS encoding phosphotransacetylase — protein sequence MRFIGGVYEKLQRHPKRIVFPEGTEPRVLQAARQFYSLRLGVPILLGDRTLVKQAAEELNVVLEGIRIIEPEASPDLDNFIRRFVMLRRGKGIAEAEAREAMIKPNFFGAMMVAMRQADGIVSGTNEISGSVLRPLFQIIKVAPKTNTASSCMVMEVEDTRFGDKGVLFMGDCGVLPDPTVEQLAEIGLNIARLARQIVGTRPRVAFLSYSTGGSAAHPDVLKVRAATALAQQKAKEMRLEADIDGEMQVDAALMPDIAARKLPESRVAGRANVLVFPNLNAGNIAHKLIQHIARANAYGQILLGLDRPAADVSRGSSAHDILGVAAIVGLQSIDYQQLYPGAGAAIPGEA from the coding sequence ATGCGGTTCATCGGCGGGGTTTATGAGAAGTTGCAGCGGCATCCCAAACGCATCGTGTTTCCCGAGGGCACGGAACCGCGTGTGCTGCAGGCAGCCCGCCAGTTTTATTCGCTCCGGCTCGGGGTGCCGATCCTGCTCGGGGACCGCACCCTGGTGAAACAGGCGGCCGAGGAGCTGAACGTGGTCCTCGAAGGGATCCGCATCATCGAACCGGAGGCCAGCCCCGACCTCGACAACTTCATCCGCCGCTTCGTGATGCTGCGCCGCGGCAAGGGCATCGCCGAGGCGGAGGCCCGCGAGGCGATGATCAAGCCGAACTTCTTCGGGGCCATGATGGTCGCGATGCGCCAGGCGGACGGCATCGTCTCGGGAACCAACGAAATCTCCGGAAGCGTGCTCCGGCCGCTGTTCCAGATCATCAAGGTGGCCCCGAAGACGAACACCGCATCGTCCTGCATGGTGATGGAGGTGGAGGACACGCGGTTCGGAGACAAGGGCGTCCTGTTCATGGGCGACTGTGGTGTCCTCCCGGACCCCACGGTGGAGCAGCTGGCCGAGATCGGACTCAACATCGCGCGGCTGGCGCGGCAGATCGTGGGCACGCGGCCGCGCGTGGCGTTCCTCAGCTATTCGACCGGCGGCAGCGCGGCACATCCCGACGTCCTGAAGGTGCGCGCCGCCACCGCACTGGCCCAGCAGAAGGCCAAGGAGATGCGGCTGGAGGCGGATATTGACGGCGAAATGCAGGTGGATGCGGCGCTGATGCCGGACATCGCGGCCCGCAAGCTCCCGGAAAGCCGGGTTGCCGGACGCGCCAACGTCCTGGTCTTTCCCAACCTCAACGCCGGCAACATCGCCCACAAGCTCATCCAGCACATCGCGCGGGCCAACGCCTACGGGCAAATCCTCCTGGGCCTCGACCGCCCCGCCGCCGACGTCTCGCGCGGGAGCAGCGCCCACGACATCCTCGGGGTTGCGGCGATTGTCGGGCTCCAGAGCATTGACTACCAGCAGCTGTACCCGGGCGCCGGTGCGGCCATCCCGGGGGAGGCGTGA
- a CDS encoding PIN domain-containing protein has product MKQRFWLDQRGAVFCLKGRCHPLMGEKLFHEYCDLMGRPLLEQSPLSRAEREALFEAFLSACEWVAVSFLWRPNLPDEGDNHLIELGVAGGADSIISANTRDLKGGELKFGNLAVETPAAFLKRWRNTYGNDDDPNS; this is encoded by the coding sequence ATGAAGCAGCGATTCTGGTTGGACCAGCGGGGCGCGGTCTTCTGCCTGAAGGGGCGGTGTCACCCGCTGATGGGCGAGAAGCTCTTCCACGAGTACTGCGACCTGATGGGCCGGCCGCTGCTGGAGCAATCCCCGCTCAGCCGGGCGGAACGGGAAGCGCTCTTCGAGGCGTTTCTGTCCGCGTGCGAGTGGGTCGCGGTGTCGTTCCTTTGGCGGCCGAATTTGCCGGACGAAGGCGACAACCACCTGATCGAGTTGGGCGTCGCGGGTGGGGCGGACAGCATCATTTCCGCCAACACCCGCGATCTCAAGGGCGGTGAGCTGAAGTTTGGAAACCTGGCCGTGGAGACCCCGGCGGCATTTTTGAAGCGATGGAGGAATACCTATGGCAACGATGACGATCCGAATTCCTGA
- a CDS encoding AAA family ATPase encodes MNTKTPRVFIAATRQNDGKTTNSLGLLAALQARFGRVGYIKPVGQRFVEIDAEKIDEDSVLMDRVFRLNCPLVDMSPIAVEPDFTRKYLQAANYETLVKRIHKAFDRVAWEKEFVLCEGTGHAGVGSVFDLSNATVARLLNAKVIIVTRGGIGLPIDEVTLNCALFEREGVEVIGVILNKVLPGKLDYISEFAEKGLRRKGLKLLGVVPHQPILSCPTLELVREELSASTLNESDQIHNIIENVVIGAMGPARAEALLAPGVLLIVPADRDDIIRAAGDYLKHGGRLAGIALSDDIAPSGAVLRMARGFPCPVLLTPLDSYTVASRVHDLIVKIRPGDTEKIRLVRDLIAHHVHLDRILEAIGVPAAPENVTPDPAA; translated from the coding sequence CTGAACACGAAGACGCCGCGGGTCTTCATCGCCGCGACCCGGCAGAACGACGGAAAGACCACCAATTCCCTGGGCTTGCTGGCCGCGCTCCAGGCCCGGTTCGGACGCGTGGGCTACATCAAGCCGGTGGGTCAACGGTTCGTGGAGATTGATGCCGAGAAGATTGACGAGGACTCGGTGTTGATGGACCGCGTGTTCCGGCTCAACTGCCCCCTGGTGGACATGTCCCCCATCGCCGTCGAGCCCGATTTCACGCGCAAATACCTCCAGGCCGCAAATTATGAGACGCTGGTCAAACGGATCCACAAGGCGTTCGACCGGGTCGCATGGGAGAAGGAATTCGTGCTCTGCGAGGGCACCGGCCACGCGGGTGTCGGCAGCGTCTTCGACCTGAGCAACGCCACGGTGGCCCGGTTGCTCAACGCCAAGGTGATCATTGTCACCCGCGGCGGCATCGGGTTGCCCATTGACGAGGTCACCCTGAATTGCGCCCTGTTTGAACGCGAAGGTGTGGAGGTGATCGGGGTCATCCTCAACAAGGTGCTGCCCGGCAAACTGGATTACATCAGCGAGTTCGCCGAAAAGGGCCTTCGCCGCAAGGGCCTCAAGCTCCTTGGGGTGGTGCCCCATCAGCCCATCCTGTCCTGCCCCACGCTCGAACTGGTCCGCGAGGAACTCAGCGCCAGCACCCTCAACGAGTCCGACCAGATCCACAACATCATCGAAAACGTCGTCATTGGCGCCATGGGACCCGCGCGGGCCGAGGCGTTGCTGGCCCCGGGAGTCCTCCTGATCGTCCCGGCGGACCGGGACGACATCATCCGCGCCGCGGGAGACTACCTGAAGCATGGCGGTCGCCTCGCGGGGATCGCACTTTCGGACGACATCGCCCCCTCGGGAGCGGTGTTGCGGATGGCCCGGGGATTCCCCTGCCCGGTGCTTCTAACCCCGCTCGACAGCTACACGGTGGCCAGCCGCGTTCACGACCTGATCGTGAAGATCCGCCCCGGCGACACCGAGAAGATCCGCCTCGTCCGCGACCTCATCGCCCACCATGTCCATCTGGACAGGATCCTCGAGGCGATCGGCGTGCCGGCAGCCCCGGAAAACGTCACTCCGGATCCAGCGGCGTGA
- a CDS encoding glycosyltransferase — translation MSAGSDGKGGSVLQPQATFGMSVVIPAFNEEKLLPATLEAVRTAVGAWERRGWAHEVIVCDNNSSDRTAAIAREAGVRVVFEPVNQIGRARNAGAAVAVGDWLVFLDADSRPTEALFDAVADTVASGRVVAGGSIVKLDGGGPGLAVLTGVWNWTSRLFRWMAGSFIFVERAAFVAVGGFNEALYAAEEIDLSRRLKPLARRGGRRLAILTEAPLLTSARKASLYTPWELARFSLRGLLRPGATLRNREACSPWYDGRR, via the coding sequence GTGAGCGCGGGGTCCGACGGCAAGGGCGGGAGCGTCCTGCAGCCGCAGGCGACGTTTGGAATGTCGGTCGTCATTCCGGCGTTCAACGAGGAGAAGCTGCTTCCGGCGACGCTGGAGGCGGTGCGGACCGCCGTGGGGGCCTGGGAACGCCGGGGGTGGGCTCACGAGGTGATCGTGTGCGACAACAATTCGTCCGATCGCACCGCGGCGATTGCGCGGGAGGCCGGGGTCCGTGTGGTCTTTGAGCCGGTGAACCAGATTGGACGCGCCCGAAATGCCGGTGCGGCGGTGGCGGTGGGCGACTGGCTGGTGTTCCTGGACGCCGACTCCCGGCCCACGGAGGCGCTGTTTGACGCGGTGGCCGACACCGTGGCGTCGGGCCGCGTAGTGGCCGGGGGCAGCATTGTGAAACTCGATGGCGGCGGACCCGGCCTGGCAGTGCTCACCGGGGTTTGGAACTGGACCAGCCGCCTCTTCCGTTGGATGGCCGGGTCCTTCATTTTCGTGGAGCGGGCGGCGTTTGTGGCGGTGGGCGGCTTCAACGAGGCCCTCTATGCGGCGGAGGAGATTGACCTCTCGCGCCGGCTGAAGCCGCTGGCGCGCCGGGGTGGTCGCCGGTTGGCGATCCTCACGGAGGCGCCGCTGCTCACCTCGGCGCGCAAGGCGAGCCTTTACACGCCCTGGGAGCTTGCGCGCTTTTCACTCCGGGGCCTGCTGCGCCCCGGGGCGACGCTCCGGAACCGGGAGGCCTGCAGTCCGTGGTACGACGGTCGCCGGTGA
- a CDS encoding rhodanese-like domain-containing protein, producing the protein MTPWIRTVLLSLAMGTASTMGWARADQAAPAQGAAAKPSPRNVVPAEFDALRKGTNTIVLDVRTASEYADGHLPEALLLDFRAPDFEAQVAKLDRSRIYLVHCAGGGRSARACVKMISLGFTNVVNLEGGLGAWTEEGRPLEK; encoded by the coding sequence ATGACACCTTGGATCCGGACCGTGCTCTTGTCGCTGGCCATGGGCACGGCTTCGACCATGGGTTGGGCCAGGGCCGACCAAGCCGCTCCCGCCCAGGGCGCCGCCGCGAAGCCAAGCCCCAGGAATGTGGTGCCCGCGGAATTTGATGCGCTTCGCAAAGGGACCAACACGATCGTTCTCGACGTCAGGACGGCGTCGGAATACGCCGATGGACACCTCCCCGAGGCGCTCCTCCTGGACTTCCGGGCACCTGATTTTGAGGCGCAGGTCGCGAAGCTGGACCGGTCACGGATCTACCTGGTCCACTGCGCCGGCGGCGGGCGCAGCGCGAGGGCCTGTGTCAAAATGATCTCCCTGGGATTCACGAATGTGGTCAATCTGGAGGGCGGCCTCGGCGCCTGGACCGAAGAGGGCAGGCCTTTGGAAAAGTGA